A stretch of the Zeugodacus cucurbitae isolate PBARC_wt_2022May chromosome 6, idZeuCucr1.2, whole genome shotgun sequence genome encodes the following:
- the LOC105221183 gene encoding activated Cdc42 kinase-like isoform X2, producing the protein MECSQIDLYEFLTEAELQHYYNAIKNELKITNAAHVKYATDEDLKHIGLSRPEIRRLRKYYEKHFPHGYLSKIKRLLQAPATIVKRDGGDGSTTLSNASLHSAAESPSTARTANSPSKAPNNKHIIPADSITVNKQLGTGEFGIVQQGVWTNGTERIQVAIKCLCRERMQSNPMEFLKEAAIMHSIEHENIVRLYGVVLATDSLMLVTELAHLRSLLECLKDPGLRVSFLTIPTLCEFAMQICNGMRYLENKRLIHRDLAARNILVFSKDKVKISDFGLSRALGVGKDYYKTNFNVNLKLPIAWCAPECINYLRFTNASDVWAYGVCLWEMFSYGFQPWAALTGLQILEAIDAPNYQRLEQPDCCPQEYYTLMIKCWQDDPVKRPKFTEIYELLPDMKPEQLKAVVHCLEPKKDHLLYRQGDIITVLDRNTGTPFWKGVLTTGKTGFFNPSNTVAYLEGLPSANRDSFCRTSERISKRKLRTEMISKPQNDFKHTGHVGIDGDSFGDIAFLGNSQNYNHVPRQIVTPYKPSEDIEQTPLLLPPTPTSPDSLQTASGYFPEEGHGTSMNPTFISSTENTPKHFNTGNGAQSSFEFPGQQSHTKSFTNPFTHKGDDEVMLSGGTLAMQNNNYGLDSQSFQGNIAAGGSQQWRDAVKNGGSSEDPHEYHEISDDEMTADKLDFGPSLMDEINSMFGSMSASTSAAASKSSDFEHTNKKNEFAEITSKLVGGKNGESNSSSKFGTSSKKKSSSGTVKPISVKDERILNQAIEIANEISARSMNDLVCDQTSSTQSPKRKFSFRFPHLTSSGSNASDKGSGGNCSPTAGGANANAAAQKSLSPYSKKKNFTEELESIPDLQRFRSLSEIKNVNGPDLRIPIFDKESSDFCFEKSREILSRPLSLDPPPSSLTQNTMSPSATLDPQSHRAVRNQKSISENIMDIENTLKALNLDFMHTYTELDKTDSDETLLNEQFSNIVSSIEDEISSATGSLKSAIYNYSNGVQTMFDFNAATSHLDKHLQYINTQSHAQAQSALGDFMQDQKMAEDKRSSTPDTGFASRDTNISLSRRSSQKSNYSPQENYYSPKETSSMLAPSGSGSSYMTHKDDSLPLATERFSATKYGSCASPNKTSALNASNTSVYSSNQLKSSACGLSVADADPYKESGHRQRSMSFTDNPMNPISPVLSEPQQRLKRRSTHSAMESRSSHKPHVRSASSYKPRSIRARTLRRLSYNPIILDSSSSSDDDPISDCNPSIARSECDIRARVSSLYRRRRPASGGSVAGNGATHKLLTPGWQDEDPSELATTSQKKLYGSNVSIKSAPHYNYGARSMSHHYSRQLEEQFAYEDRIYDFGGGRGPGNNYSGGVPPTIGGLARGMDLNGSSGRIGSTVVAMGLGGGGGSGSGSSSATSSAPPYNGGAAITGMGSAGERTFTALSGISARNAVFHEFDVSRLTGKSPTSNFANSPPEERNRAHPSPPKSLPLPPLPILNAAAPASAGSNATSLQKSLGSAKQQMEFHWPEKIHASTVKQNELLWRQQQQQQRHPSKTSTKQQSHNAFLGSMRVSSATAGVGLALGGGGGVGGVPGEASYTSDSSSSDSEEFAFRTEFIPHVPPSPAP; encoded by the exons AATGCTCccaaattgatttatatgagTTTCTAACAGAAGCAGAATTGCAACATTATTATAATGCAATCAA AAATGAACTGAAAATTACAAACGCTGCCCACGTCAAATATGCGACTGACGAAGACCTCAAACATATTGGACTATCGCGCCCAGAAATACGTCGTCTGCGCAAATATTACGAAAAACACTTTCCACATGGCTATCTGAGTAAAATAAAGCGCTTACTACAGGCGCCAGCCACAATCGTCAAGCGTGACGGCGGCGATGGCAGCACAACCCTTTCAAATGCCTCATTGCATAGCGCAGCGGAATCGCCTTCAACGGCGCGTACCGCCAACTCACCCAGTAAGGCACCGAATAATAAGCATATTATACCAGCAGATTCTATAACGGTGAACAAGCAATTGGGTACAGGCGAATTTGGCATAGTGCAACAAGGCGTGTGGACCAATGGCACGGAAAGG ATACAAGTTGCTATAAAATGCTTGTGCCGCGAGCGTATGCAATCGAATCCAATGGAGTTTTTGAAGGAGGCCGCCATAATGCACTCCATTGAGCATGAGAATATTGTACGTTTATATGGTGTCGTTTTGGCGACCGACTCATTAATGCTGGTTACTGAGTTGGCACATTTGCGTTCGCTATTGGAATGCCTAAAAGATCCAGGTTTGCGCGTAAGCTTCCTCACGATTCCAACGCTTTGTGAATTTGCAATGCAAATCTGTAACGGTATGCGCTACTTGGAAAATAAGCGTCTCATACACAG AGATCTAGCGGCGCGCAACATATTAGTTTTCAGCAAGGATAAAGTTAAAATCTCCGACTTTGGTCTGTCACGTGCTTTGGGTGTGGGCAAGGACTATTATAAGACAAATTTTAATGTCAATCTAAAACTTCCTATTGCCTG GTGTGCACCGGAATGCATCAACTATTTACGCTTCACCAACGCCTCAGATGTTTGGGCTTATGGCGTTTGTCTGTGGGAAATGTTTTCCTATGGATTTCAGCCTTGGGCTGCACTTACCGGCTTACAGATACTTGAAGCTATAGACGCACCAAACTATCAGCGCCTCGAGCAGCCGGATTGTTGTCCTCAGGAATATTACACGCTCATGATCAAATGTTGGCAAGATGATCCTGTAAAACGTCCAAAGTTCACGGAAATCTACGAACTGCTGCCCGATATGAAGCCTGAGCAACTGAAAGCGGTTGTGCACTGTTTGGAGCCGAAGAAGGATCATTTGTTGTATCGACAAGGTGATATTATAACGGTGCTCGACCGTAATACGGGCACACCGTTCTGGAAGGGCGTACTTACAACGGGAAAGACTGGCTTCTTTAACCCCTCAAATACCGTGGCTTATTTAGAGGGTTTACCCAGCGCTAATCG TGATTCATTTTGTCGCACGAGTGAACGCATTAGTAAACGCAAATTACGCACAGAAATGATATCGAAGCCGCAAAATGATTTCAAACACACTGGACATGTGGGTATCGACGGCGATTCATTTGGCGATATAGCGTTCCTCGGCAATTCGCAAAAT TACAATCATGTGCCACGACAAATCGTTACACCTTATAAGCCATCGGAAGATATCGAGCAGACACCACTTTTACTGCCACCAACACCAACCAGTCCAGATTCTCTGCAAACTGCTAGCGGTTACTTCCCCGAAGAGGGTCATGGCACCTCAATGAATCCCACATTTATATCTTCCACGGAGAATACACCCAAGCATTTCAACACAGGCAACGGTGCACAGTCGTCATTCGAATTTCCTGGACAACAGTCACACACCAAGTCCTTCACCAATCCATTTACCCACAAAGGCGACGATGAAGTTATGCTGAGCGGCGGTACACTCGCTATGCAAAATAACAACTACGGCCTGGATAGTCAAAGCTTCCAAGGAAACATTGCTGCGGGTGGCTCACAGCAATGGCGTGACGCGGTCAAGAATGGCGGCAGTAGTGAGGATCCACACGAATACCATGAAATCTCCGATGACGAAATGACTGCTGACAAATTAGATTTTGGACCTTCGCTCATGGATGAAATCAACTCCATGTTCGGTTCAATGAGCGCCAGCACCAGCGCTGCCGCATCGAAATCGTCCGATTTTGAGCACACAAACAAGAAGAACGAATTCGCCGAAATCACGTCGAAATTGGTTGGTGGCAAGAATGGCGAGAGTAACAGCAGCAGTAAGTTCGGCACCTCCTCGAAGAAGAAGTCATCGTCGGGCACTGTCAAACCCATCTCGGTAAAAGATGAGCGCATTCTGAATCAAGCCATCGAAATCGCTAATGAAATAAGTGCGAG ATCAATGAACGATTTGGTGTGCGACCAAACGTCCAGTACACAAAGTCCAAAACGTAAATTTAGCTTCCGATTTCCGCACTTGACGAGCAGCGGCAGCAATGCCAGTGACAAGGGCTCGGGCGGTAATTGCTCACCGACAGCTGGTGGCGCGAACGCGAATGCAGCAGCGCAAAAGTCCTTATCGCCGTattcgaaaaagaaaaatttcactGAAGAACTGGAGAGCATACCCGATTTGCAG CGATTTCGCTCCTTAAGCgaaatcaaaaatgttaacGGTCCCGATTTACGCATACCGATTTTCGATAAAGAAAGTTCCGATTTCTGTTTTGAAAAATCCCGTGAAATCTTAAGTCGTCCACTGAGTTTGGATCCACCACCGTCGTCCCTAACTCAGAACACAATGTCGCCCTCTGCCACGCTCGATCCGCAATCGCATCGTGCGGTGCGTAATCAAAAAAGTATCAGCGAGAATATTATGGATATCGAGAACACGTTGAAGGCGCTTAATCTGGATTTCATGCACACCTACACGGAACTGGACAAAACCGACTCGGATGAGACCTTGCTGAACGAACAGTTTTCCAACATCGTGTCGTCGATTGAGGATGAAATCAGTAGCGCCACCGGCAGCCTCAAATCCGCCATCTACAATTACAGCAACGGCGTACAGACAATGTTCGACTTTAATGCAGCGACCAGTCATTTGGACAAGCACTTGCAATATATCAACACACAGAGCCACGCGCAGGCGCAGTCGGCGCTAGGTGATTTCATGCAGGACCAGAAAATGGCCGAAGACAAACGCTCCAGCACGCCCGACACGGGTTTCGCTTCGCGTGACACCAACATCTCGCTATCGCGACGTAGCAGTCAAAAATCCAATTATAGTCCACAAGAGAACTACTACAGTCCCAAAGAAACCTCGTCGATGTTGGCGCCtagcggcagcggcagcagtTATATGACACATAAGGATGATAGCTTGCCGCTCGCAACGGAGCGCTTCAGCGCTACGAAATACGGCAGCTGCGCTTCACCAAACAAAACGTCTGCGCTTAATGCGAGCAATACTTCGGTATACTCCAGCAATCAGCTTAAGAGCAGCGCTTGCGGCTTGAGTGTGGCCGATGCCGATCCATATAAAGAGAGTGGTCATCGTCAGCGCTCCATGTCTTTCACCGACAACCCAATGAACCCCATCTCGCCGGTGCTGTCCGAACCACAGCAGCGTTTGAAACGCCGCTCCACTCACTCGGCCATGGAGAGTCGTTCTTCACACAAACCGCATGTGCGCAGCGCTTCATCTTACAAACCGCGTTCGATACGCGCACGCACATTGCGTCGTCTCAGCTACAATCCCATCATATTGGATTCGAGCTCATCGAGCGATGATGATCCGATCAGCGATTGTAATCCCAGTATTGCGCGTTCGGAGTGCGATATACGCGCGCGGGTCTCTTCACTTTACCGCCGACGCCGACCGGCCAGCGGTGGCAGTGTAGCTGGCAATGGTGCCACACATAAATTGTTGACACCCGGCTGGCAAGACGAAGACCCGTCGGAGTTGGCCACGACGTCGCAGAAGAAGTTGTACGGTTCGAATGTGAGCATAAAGTCGGCGCCGCACTACAATTACGGCGCGCGTAGCATGTCGCATCACTACAGTCGTCAGCTGGAGGAACAATTCGCCTATGAAGACCGTATTTATGATTTTGGTGGTGGGCGCGGACCGGGTAATAATTATAGCGGTGGTGTACCGCCCACCATAGGCGGTCTGGCCAGAGGCATGGATTTGAATGGCAGCAGTGGCCGCATTGGCAGTACTGTTGTTGCTATGGGTTTAGGCGGTGGCGGTGGTTCCGGTTCAGGCTCATCTTCGGCTACATCATCGGCTCCGCCATACAATGGTGGCGCCGCTATCACTGGCATGGGAAGCGCTGGTGAACGTACATTTACCGCGCTGAGCGGTATCAGTGCGCGTAATGCAGTCTTCCACGAATTCGATGTCAGTCGTTTGACGGGCAAAAGTCCCACTTCCAATTTCGCCAACTCCCCACCGGAGGAGCGTAATCGTGCACATCCCTCGCCGCCCAAATCCTTACCGCTGCCACCGTTGCCGATATTAAATGCGGCAGCGCCAGCCTCGGCGGGTAGCAACGCCACGTCACTCCAGAAGAGTTTGGGCAGCGCCAAGCAGCAAATGGAGTTTCATTGGCCGGAGAAGATACATGCGTCGACGGTGAAGCAGAATGAGCTGCTCTggcgacagcagcagcaacaacaacggcacCCAAGCAAAACGTCTACCAAACAACAGTCACACAACGCATTCCTGGGCAGCATGCGGGTGAGCAGCGCGACTGCTGGCGTCGGCCTCGCATtgggcggtggcggcggcgtaGGCGGTGTTCCAGGCGAAGCGTCCTACACAAGCGACAGTTCTTCCAGCGATAGCGAGGAGTTCGCCTTTCGCACCGAGTTCATACCTCACGTACCACCCAGCCCAGCTCCATAA